A single window of Pseudomonas lijiangensis DNA harbors:
- a CDS encoding aspartate-semialdehyde dehydrogenase: MSQSFDIAVIGATGTVGETIVQILEERDFPVGNLHLLASIESAGHSVPFRGKNVRVHEVDAFDFSQVRLAFFAAGPAVSLSFASRAIAAGCSVVDLSGALPASQAPRLVPEVNGDLLAANAGPHLVSSPSASATALALALAPLRNVLDIVRINVTACLAVSTLGREGVAELARQTTELLNVRPLETRFFDRQMAFNLLAQVGAPDESGHVPLEKRLVEEVRELLALPELKISASCIQVPVFFGDSFSVSMQAAGPVDIVAINELLDSAPGIELVDAGDYPTPVGDAVGQDVVYIGRVRGGIDDPEQLNLWLTSDNVRKGAALNAVQVGELLIKGYV; the protein is encoded by the coding sequence ATGAGTCAGTCCTTTGATATCGCCGTGATTGGTGCCACCGGTACTGTCGGCGAAACCATCGTCCAGATTCTGGAAGAACGCGATTTCCCGGTCGGCAATCTGCACCTGCTGGCCAGCATCGAGTCTGCCGGCCATTCCGTGCCGTTCAGGGGCAAGAATGTGCGTGTGCACGAAGTCGATGCGTTCGATTTCAGCCAGGTTCGTCTGGCATTTTTCGCCGCCGGTCCAGCCGTCAGCCTGAGCTTCGCTTCCCGCGCCATTGCCGCCGGTTGTTCGGTGGTGGATCTTTCCGGTGCGCTGCCAGCCAGCCAGGCGCCGCGTCTGGTTCCCGAGGTCAATGGTGACCTGCTTGCCGCGAATGCCGGCCCGCATCTGGTGAGCAGCCCGAGTGCGTCGGCCACGGCACTGGCGCTGGCCCTCGCGCCTTTGCGCAATGTTCTGGATATCGTGCGAATCAACGTCACAGCCTGTCTGGCTGTTTCGACGCTGGGGCGCGAAGGGGTTGCCGAGCTGGCACGCCAGACCACCGAGCTGCTGAACGTTCGCCCGCTGGAAACACGTTTCTTTGATCGGCAGATGGCATTCAACCTGTTGGCGCAGGTCGGCGCGCCGGACGAGTCGGGCCATGTACCGCTTGAGAAGCGTCTGGTCGAAGAAGTGCGCGAACTGCTGGCGCTGCCTGAGCTCAAGATTTCTGCCAGTTGCATTCAGGTGCCGGTTTTCTTCGGTGACAGCTTCAGTGTTTCGATGCAGGCCGCCGGCCCGGTGGATATCGTCGCGATCAATGAATTGCTCGATTCCGCGCCAGGTATCGAGCTGGTCGACGCGGGTGATTACCCGACGCCGGTGGGGGATGCCGTAGGCCAGGACGTTGTTTATATAGGCCGTGTCCGTGGCGGAATAGACGATCCAGAGCAACTTAATTTGTGGCTTACTTCCGATAATGTTCGAAAAGGAGCCGCTTTGAATGCTGTGCAGGTTGGCGAATTGTTGATAAAAGGCTATGTGTAA
- a CDS encoding FimV/HubP family polar landmark protein, whose amino-acid sequence MVQVRKLVLAIAAASALSSGMAQALGLGELSVKSTLNQPLVAEIELTQAQGLDAAQVVPSLATTADFAQAGVTRQAFLNDLTFTPVINASGKSVLRITSSKPVRDPYVKFLVQVLWPNGRLLREYSLLLDPPKFSPEAAAAAAAAAPSAPAAAPAQLPAVAPPAAAPVPAPAAPPAPAQAPEAALPPPAADKPAQYVTTNNDTLWEIAAKVRTAGTVQQTMLAIQALNPDAFIGGNINRLKKGQVLRLPTPQQTTALPQPQALAEVSQQYRAWREGRRLPAGTRQVDATRRTRAGEAPSQVETRDNLSLVSANGKPAAKGASGDADLSNKLAVAQEALDTSRRDNAELKSRMNDLQSQLDKLQRLIELKNDQLAKVQAGAAAPAPAAPVNPAVPAALVDANGAPLKPAGEVAPEDALAAQVATPAADQPLAVEPVAIQEEDPLNAILNNPVLLGLIGGGVLLVLALLLLFLARRRNAKAEAEKHKRMARALAEESDFVSDMDMDVPQASFDGLDVPPPNVKMGAAPAAAAAASRERPADPLVQAEIHIAYGRMNQAIELLEESVKEDPSRDDIRRKLMEIYAEQGNNKAYAAHERKLVAAGKRNAEVEQLKDRYSTEKAPEPVTAPVAAEPVQAPAAPEPAPAPEPAPAVAPQVAVAAAAAAVTAAAVAAELDAKYVEELLAEDPEDPTPVLAPEPELEPEPELEPVAEQPAPVVAEPVVEEDNPFDHDFDLSLDEFDETPVAEVSTINDLDDLLLDEPAISAASDDEELSFESIMQQQKDAQAAAGVDDLADFDLDLSEEEPALKAEDDQLLSLGDDPLDLGEPVPSVEEDLELPEDFDLSLADEIETDQATQAFASEIEDVNAELDRLSQNLEHPPLDEPRFTAEDAALDDEPEFDFLSGTDEAATKLDLARAYIDMGDADGARDILDEVVSEGDDGQKSEAREMLSRLA is encoded by the coding sequence ATGGTTCAGGTTCGTAAACTGGTATTAGCAATTGCTGCGGCTTCGGCGCTGTCATCAGGTATGGCGCAGGCGTTGGGGCTCGGGGAATTGTCGGTAAAGTCGACCCTGAACCAGCCTCTGGTAGCCGAGATTGAATTGACTCAGGCGCAGGGCCTCGATGCTGCACAAGTTGTCCCGAGTCTGGCAACTACTGCAGATTTCGCTCAGGCGGGTGTCACGCGACAGGCATTTCTCAATGACCTGACTTTTACCCCGGTCATCAATGCCAGTGGTAAAAGCGTGTTGCGCATTACTTCCAGCAAGCCGGTGCGCGATCCCTATGTGAAGTTCCTGGTTCAGGTGCTATGGCCTAATGGCCGACTGCTGCGTGAATACAGCCTGTTGCTGGATCCGCCGAAGTTCTCGCCAGAGGCCGCCGCGGCGGCTGCTGCCGCAGCTCCTTCCGCTCCGGCAGCAGCGCCTGCGCAATTGCCAGCGGTTGCGCCGCCAGCCGCCGCACCGGTACCGGCACCTGCCGCGCCGCCTGCTCCAGCCCAGGCCCCTGAGGCCGCCTTGCCGCCTCCTGCTGCGGACAAGCCTGCGCAATACGTCACCACCAATAACGATACCTTGTGGGAAATCGCCGCCAAGGTTCGTACGGCGGGCACGGTTCAACAGACCATGCTGGCGATCCAGGCGTTGAACCCCGATGCGTTCATCGGCGGCAACATCAACCGTCTGAAAAAAGGTCAGGTGCTGCGTCTGCCGACGCCTCAGCAGACTACCGCGCTGCCTCAGCCTCAGGCGCTGGCAGAAGTTTCCCAGCAATATCGCGCCTGGCGCGAAGGGCGTCGCCTGCCAGCGGGTACCCGTCAGGTGGATGCTACCCGGCGTACGCGAGCCGGTGAGGCTCCGTCGCAGGTCGAAACCCGTGACAACCTCAGCCTTGTTTCTGCAAATGGCAAACCTGCTGCCAAAGGTGCGTCAGGTGACGCCGATCTGAGCAACAAGCTGGCCGTGGCTCAGGAAGCGCTGGATACCTCGCGTCGTGACAATGCCGAGCTGAAAAGCCGCATGAACGACCTGCAAAGCCAGCTCGATAAACTGCAGCGCCTCATCGAACTCAAGAACGATCAACTGGCCAAGGTACAAGCCGGTGCAGCAGCGCCTGCGCCTGCCGCACCGGTCAATCCGGCGGTGCCGGCTGCACTGGTCGACGCCAATGGTGCGCCGCTCAAGCCCGCGGGCGAAGTGGCTCCCGAGGATGCATTGGCCGCTCAGGTGGCGACACCGGCTGCCGATCAGCCTCTGGCCGTTGAGCCTGTCGCAATCCAGGAAGAAGATCCACTCAACGCCATCCTCAATAATCCGGTCCTGCTGGGTCTGATCGGGGGTGGGGTTCTTCTGGTTCTGGCGCTGTTGCTGCTGTTCCTGGCTCGTCGTCGCAATGCCAAGGCCGAGGCTGAAAAGCACAAGCGCATGGCGCGTGCCCTGGCTGAAGAGTCCGACTTCGTTTCCGATATGGACATGGACGTGCCTCAGGCCAGTTTCGACGGGCTTGATGTACCGCCGCCGAACGTCAAGATGGGCGCAGCTCCGGCAGCCGCCGCTGCTGCCTCCCGTGAGCGTCCGGCCGATCCACTGGTTCAGGCCGAAATCCATATCGCTTACGGTCGCATGAATCAGGCGATCGAGTTGCTCGAAGAGTCCGTCAAGGAAGATCCGTCGCGTGACGATATTCGCCGCAAGCTGATGGAAATCTACGCCGAGCAGGGTAACAACAAGGCCTATGCGGCCCACGAACGGAAGTTGGTGGCTGCGGGAAAGCGTAATGCTGAGGTCGAGCAGCTAAAGGATCGATACTCGACCGAGAAGGCCCCGGAACCTGTAACGGCGCCGGTGGCTGCTGAACCTGTTCAGGCACCTGCTGCGCCGGAGCCTGCTCCAGCACCAGAGCCTGCGCCTGCAGTGGCTCCTCAGGTTGCCGTTGCAGCCGCTGCGGCGGCGGTCACGGCGGCTGCCGTGGCGGCGGAGCTGGATGCCAAGTATGTCGAAGAGCTTCTGGCCGAGGATCCCGAAGATCCAACGCCTGTGCTTGCTCCAGAGCCTGAGCTTGAGCCGGAACCCGAGCTGGAGCCTGTGGCCGAGCAGCCTGCGCCTGTGGTGGCCGAGCCTGTTGTCGAAGAAGACAATCCGTTCGATCACGATTTCGATCTGAGCCTGGACGAGTTCGACGAAACGCCTGTGGCCGAGGTCTCCACGATCAATGATCTGGACGACCTGTTGCTGGACGAGCCTGCCATTTCGGCTGCAAGTGACGACGAAGAATTGAGCTTCGAGTCGATCATGCAGCAGCAGAAAGATGCCCAGGCCGCGGCCGGTGTTGATGATCTGGCTGATTTCGATCTGGATCTTTCCGAAGAAGAACCAGCGCTCAAGGCTGAGGATGATCAGTTGCTGAGCCTGGGTGACGATCCTCTCGATCTGGGTGAGCCGGTGCCTTCAGTCGAGGAAGATCTGGAGCTGCCTGAAGATTTCGATCTGTCGCTGGCCGATGAGATCGAAACCGATCAGGCGACCCAGGCTTTCGCTTCCGAGATCGAAGACGTCAACGCCGAGCTGGATCGTCTTTCCCAGAATCTGGAGCATCCACCGCTCGATGAGCCTCGCTTCACGGCTGAAGATGCGGCGCTGGATGACGAGCCTGAGTTCGACTTCCTGTCGGGTACCGATGAGGCTGCGACCAAGCTGGATCTGGCGCGTGCCTATATCGACATGGGCGATGCCGACGGCGCTCGGGACATTCTCGATGAAGTCGTCAGCGAAGGGGATGACGGTCAGAAGAGTGAAGCACGCGAGATGTTGTCGCGACTGGCCTGA